The Muricauda sp. SCSIO 65647 genome includes a region encoding these proteins:
- a CDS encoding efflux RND transporter periplasmic adaptor subunit, giving the protein MKKIVSLIVIALVIISCGGGDSGSVGDVIASNDLEAIRQKRSSISQELKALEDQVRLLDSAIAGLDENAKLPLVTAMIVQPQEFHHYLELQGDVMTDQNVLVYPEISGTLYRIYVKEGQRVSKGQLLASIDDGGLSSQLAQLKTQEALAKTTFERQKRLWDQNIGSEIQYLQAKAQYEAQQSAVKQLESQVGKSSIRAPFSGIVDDIIKDQGTVVAPGSGSEVFRIVNLSDMYVEVEVPEAHLANVTPGKPVEIYFPVLGSSVSSKIRQTGNFINPGNRSFSVEIPVPNNDGAIKPNLTAIAKINDYSNAEAILIPQSVVSENAIGEQYVYVVAENGSESERISKKAIIQLGKTQGDFVEVLSGLSNGDNIIIEGARSVRDNQKVKILNTSVVDSE; this is encoded by the coding sequence ATGAAAAAAATTGTTTCACTGATAGTAATTGCACTGGTCATTATTTCATGTGGCGGCGGCGACTCAGGTTCGGTCGGGGATGTTATTGCCAGTAATGACCTGGAGGCCATACGACAGAAACGATCCAGTATTTCACAAGAACTAAAAGCCTTGGAAGATCAAGTGCGGCTATTGGATTCGGCCATAGCGGGATTGGATGAAAATGCCAAGCTTCCCTTGGTAACGGCCATGATCGTTCAACCCCAAGAATTTCACCACTATCTGGAACTTCAAGGAGACGTAATGACCGATCAGAACGTCTTGGTATATCCTGAAATATCTGGAACCTTATACCGCATTTACGTTAAGGAAGGGCAGCGTGTTTCGAAGGGACAATTATTGGCTTCTATTGATGATGGTGGCCTATCTAGCCAGTTAGCGCAATTGAAAACGCAAGAAGCATTGGCAAAGACCACTTTTGAGCGACAAAAAAGATTGTGGGATCAAAACATTGGGTCTGAGATTCAATATCTTCAAGCAAAAGCGCAATATGAAGCACAGCAGAGTGCGGTAAAACAATTGGAAAGCCAAGTAGGCAAATCGTCCATTAGGGCCCCTTTCTCTGGAATCGTTGACGATATCATCAAAGATCAGGGCACCGTTGTTGCTCCTGGGTCGGGTTCAGAAGTGTTTCGGATTGTCAATCTTTCAGATATGTATGTAGAGGTTGAAGTTCCTGAGGCGCACCTGGCAAACGTTACTCCCGGCAAACCTGTTGAAATATATTTTCCGGTACTGGGCAGTAGTGTATCTTCCAAAATAAGACAGACCGGTAATTTTATCAATCCTGGCAATCGTTCGTTTAGCGTTGAAATACCTGTTCCCAATAATGATGGAGCCATAAAGCCCAATCTAACGGCAATTGCCAAAATCAATGATTACAGCAATGCAGAAGCCATTTTGATCCCCCAAAGCGTTGTTTCTGAAAATGCGATCGGAGAGCAGTACGTATACGTTGTGGCTGAAAATGGTTCTGAAAGCGAAAGAATTTCCAAAAAGGCCATCATACAACTGGGCAAGACCCAAGGTGACTTTGTGGAGGTACTGTCAGGTCTTTCCAATGGCGACAACATTATCATAGAAGGTGCCAGAAGCGTTCGGGACAACCAAAAAGTAAAAATCTTAAATACGTCTGTAGTCGATAGTGAGTAG
- a CDS encoding four helix bundle protein, with translation MEEPKFAFEDLKVYRKSLDFIDMVYDLTDSFPKEEIYKLTSQYTRAATSIAFNIAEGSGDTDAQFNRFLQIALNSLKECLVCTTIALRREYIDNTTNKNLREKMVELSKMITGLQKYLKIAQSKTNINRLKTTD, from the coding sequence ATGGAAGAACCAAAATTTGCTTTTGAGGATTTAAAGGTCTACCGAAAATCATTGGATTTTATTGATATGGTTTATGATTTGACCGATTCTTTCCCCAAAGAAGAAATTTATAAACTCACATCACAATATACACGGGCAGCAACATCTATTGCTTTTAACATTGCAGAAGGTTCTGGTGATACTGATGCACAGTTTAATCGCTTCCTTCAAATCGCACTTAATTCTTTGAAAGAATGTCTGGTATGCACCACGATAGCACTTAGAAGAGAATATATTGACAACACCACAAACAAAAACTTAAGAGAAAAAATGGTTGAATTGTCTAAAATGATAACCGGTTTGCAGAAATATCTAAAAATAGCCCAATCAAAGACTAACATCAACCGACTAAAAACTACAGACTAA